Genomic segment of Canis lupus dingo isolate Sandy chromosome 9, ASM325472v2, whole genome shotgun sequence:
GGAGTTTGGGTCTAGCCAAACCTGGCTGCTGGGAGGCACCCCCACCTGCAGCAGACCCCAACCTTCTACTCCAAGGCCGAGAGcctgatttatttttacaaatgggGTGAACGTGGTTTGCAGATGGGAGCGCTGAAGAGTCCCATATTTCCAGAGGCCAAGTGGGTGCAGGAGGAAGTGTCTGTGCTGGGTCTTGTGCCCTGGCCTGGGTGGAGTCCAGAATGTTCCCCAGTGCAGCCACAAGCCTTCAGAAGTGCAGATCTGTCTTCCTTCCCGGAGTCAAGTCGTTCTGTGGTAACTCAGAGGATCAGAACAAAACGGTGTGATGATGGCCCCGTGTGCCTGCCCCACGTCTCTCCTGGTTACAGTCCTCTGTGGGGGTGTCCTCTGTGTACGAGTAAGGAACCGGGCCCCAGGTCACCCAGCAGGGCCTTGTCCTGGCCCATGGGCCGTGTGCTGCCCTGTGGCCCGTGGCTGCCTCTTCTGCCCCAGCAGGTCTTAGCAGATGAGCGGCAACACGGCAGGCCGCCTGAGCTGGGACCCAGGCTGGTAGAGGTGGTGCCTGACGGGAGCCAGAATGCACACTGTGGGGGTCCGTCCTGCTGTTGTCCTGTCCTCCTGTGCTCCGTCTGATGGCGCGCGGCTGCCGCCTCCCGGCCTTGGTGTGCAGGCTCCTGGCCAGCGGAGAGGCCCTGCGGCCAGTGGTTTGGCCCGCTGTGGGCGGGGACCCTGACCTAGTGCAGGAAGGACCTCCTCCCGGTGCGGAAGAAGGACTCGATCTGCTCCAGCGATCGGCCCTTGGTCTCCGGCACACAGCAGCCGGTGAACACCAGGCTGGCCAAGCAGATGGCggcaaagaagaagaaaggcacGTGGAGGCCGAAGGCATTCTGGGGACATTGAGGGGACGCCTGGTCACGTGGAGGTTCCTGGCCCTTCTAGTCCAGCTAGCCTTGGGGGCCTTCACCATATTCCTTCACTGCCTCCCACAGGAAATGCAAATGCTTTAGCATGGCCCTGAGACCCTCGAGGTCTGGAGCAGCCTCCCTGTGGCACTGGGTCCTAGGACTGCCTCCCCTAGGCAGTGGCCTGCCCTGGCGGGAGCTCGCCCTCAGCTCTCTCCCTGGCTGCTTCATGCTGCCACCTGCAGGAGGCCTGCCACTACAACCCCACAGGACCAGGCTCTTGTGCTGCTAGAGCCACCCCACATGTCCTCCTGCCTGGCCCCCACCTCACCCGCGCCTCTGCTGGGGCTGGGCACACTGCGAGTtcctcagccctgccctgccccactggCTACACCAGGGTAGGCGCTGGCCCCAGAGGCCTGTCAGGTTTCCCTCCTGGGAGCAGGATTCTGGCTGGCCTCAGGGCCTGCAGGGACCCCGGCTGAGAGACCCAGACAAAGGCCCAGCTGGGTGGGCAGGGTGGCCCCGTGGCTGTGCTCGTCCTGGCCCAGAGGGCCTGTGGGATACCCAGAGGACTCGGCCGAGAAGCCTAACCCTCGTTACTCACCACCACCAGCAGGAAGGACTTGGTGAGAGCAAAGGCGGTGAGCCAGCTGACTAGCACGCAGAGCCCCGAGGCCACGCCACGGGCCTGCAGGGGCAGGATCTCCGACATGAGGAGCCAGGTGATGGGCCCCCAGCCCATGGCGTAGCCTGCCAACAGAGGGGACAAGGGGCCTCTTCTGCCTCCACTGAGCTGCCGAGACTGCCCCCCTCCAAACACCCTGACAAAGCAGGACAGcagcaccccacccctgccctagTGTGTCCCCCACACACCTAAGCAGCAGATAGCCCCCTGCTAGCTGGCCATCAGTCTCCCAGAGCTCCATCCCCGTGGTGGCACTGCCATACCCACCTGTGATGAAGAGCATGGTGGCcaccaggggcaccagggtgagGTAGCTGGAGGGTGTGGCCAGGGGCTGCTCTGTGCCCCCCAGGGGTATGCTCTCTAGGCCCATGGTGCTGTTGGGGGTCAGAGGCTTCGGGCCAAAGTGGACATACAGCCCCACCGTCAGGTTGGCAGCAAACATGATGGTGGCTGTGGACACACAGGTGGCCCTCGGGGGCCAGGACCCTCTAAGCCAGGGGCTTCCTCTGCAGAGCCCCTCAGCACCCTGCACCCTGTGGGGGCCAGCAGGTGCAGGGGACAGGCCGGTGCTCACCTGAGACGAACAGCAGAACCTTGCGGCCAGCCAGGTCCATGGTGAGGGCAGCGATCAGCACAGAGAAGAGCCTCACGGCCCCCACAATGGCTGCGTCATCCttggggggctgcagggaggaagCCACCAGGGCTGAGGGGCTCCACCTGCTGTGCTCATCCCACCAACACGGCCCCCAACAAGGGGCCACAGGGTGCTCAGGTCCTAGGCCATGGCTGCAGCTCCTTTGGAGTGCTGGGCTGCTGAGTGCAGACCATGTGCCAGGCTTTCCTCTGGTCCCCTGGCCTCACCTGTGGGCCCTTCGGGCAGGGCACAGGTGCGGTGCCCACCATCGAGCCCAAGGCCAGCACAGAATCCAGGCGCCACAATGACTGGGACTGTGCTGTCACTAATCTTTCAATCTCCTCTCCCGCTGAGCCCGGGACTGGCCAATGGGGGCTCACCCTGTTATCTCCCTTCTACAGAGGCGGAAACTGAGTTTTGGAAGGAAGCGACTTCCCCAGTGAGTGACCGATACCCTGAACCCGGGGTCCGTGGCCCCCAAGGGCTCTGGGTTCCTCTGTGATTCTGTATATTTTCAAACACCTAAGTTTACTTACAGACGTTATTCTGAGAACAGATGCAGGGGACAGAAACAAATTTAAGAGACTCTAGGGTGCTCCCCACGGCGCATGCACCCCTGACACGTGCTCAGTGAGGGCCGGCCTCCATGGACgctgggggcagagctgggggtgtGGGGCTGGGCTCTCACCAGCAGGATGGCAGTGCTTTCGAAGATGGGCTGCAGGTAGACAAGGATGGGCGTGATGCCCATCAGCTGCTGCAGGAAGCGCATTACCAAGGCGATGAGGATGGGTCGGTACATGTGGGGGTTCCGAGCCTCAGCCCACGACATGTGCGTGCTCTAGAAACATGAAGCTGCCACTGAGGGGGCTGTGCCGGCCCCTCCAGCAGGTaccaccctgccctgggctgtACAGGGCCGGGTCGGagactccctcctccctcccccccccccccccccccccccccccgggaaagACCCCTGCGCATGGAGGCAATGTGGGCCACAGACTGGCCCGGGGGACCTCCGCCCGACCCCAGGCACTTGGATAAGCGGGTGGGACAAGGCAGATTTCTGCTTGTCAGTATCTCTGGGTGCCCAGAATGGCGGAGCACGGAGCTCGCGCTCTGGGGCAGGTGTGGCAACATCTCCATTCCCCCTCATTCTTGGAGGGGAGAGCCGCTCTGACCCATTCCCTCCCCAGGAGAAGCAGCCAAGGCACAGACAGGCCTAGAGGCTGGCCGCAGCCATGCAGACCTGCGCACCTGCCCCCCCACACCTGTCTCCGGACGTTGTCCTGGATCTGCTCGAATTCCCAGCGGATGTCGGCGTCGGCCCCACGGAGCCAGGCCAGCGCCCGCAGTGCCTCCGTGTCCCTGCCCCGCGAGAGTAGGAAGCGGGGTGAGTTGGGCATGAAGCTGAGCAGCAGGATCATGATGAGCACAGGCCCTTCCCCGGCCACAGCCAGCCAGCGCCACGGcagcaggaggcctgggggcGAGGAGGGGGTTAGGAGCTGGGATCTGGGCTGGACAGAGTCCCCTCCCACGGAGCCCTCTGAGCAATGCATCTGTCCTCAAGGGCTTGTCCCAGGGCCACCTCCTAGAGGAAGTCTACCCTGGTTGCCCCAGAAGGGGCCATGGGGATTGCTAGGCCCCTAGCACAGGGCCCAGCACACAGAAGGAGGTCCTTGCAGGGTCTCAAGGGCCGTGGCGGGGTGATGGAGGGGTAGCCTGAACAGACAAGGCCCCAGGCTTCTACCTCCAAACCCCCACTCCATCTCAACCATAGGTGCTCTCATCTCCTTTCTAGATGGACTTCCCATTCGACCAGAGAGAGACAGGGTATTGCCTGGAGGTACACAGCACAGCGGTGGCTAAGCAAGTACCTTGTCTCCCAGCTCAGCGTTTGTTTTGGGGCACGTTCACTCCCCTTCCACCCCCGTCTGCTCAGTAGCGCCCTGTCACTCCCACGCCTGCAAGCAGGAGAGGCTCAGTACTCCTCTGGAGGATACTTGCCAAGTGCATACAGGGACAGAGATCCGAACACGGCCATGAGCTGGGGTGTGGCCCCCAGGGCCCCACGGACTCCTGGAAGAGCAATCTCAGACACGTATACCTGCAAGACACATCGGCCCACCCGGGCCGGGCTGAGATGGGAGAGGGGGCCCTGCTGAACCTTGGGAAGTGAGCAGTCGGGCCTCCTGGTGGCATTGTGGTCCTGATTGTGACTCAGCCCACTTCCCTGTCAGGTGGGCAGAAGCGCTTAGCTGTGAAGTAGCCTGAGGCTGGGAAGTGAGAGGCCCATGGGCACCCAACTCTACTCCTCCCAGGCATCTCTGGCCCCTGTTAGCATGTGTGTAGCTACGGGAGGAGTCCTAGGGAGGGGAGAGACTTCCCCTTCCCTCGTTGCTCAATGCAGATTTTCTCCTGTTGAGCAATGTGCCTGAGTGTCGGGAAATGGGGTAGAAACCTCAAGAAGTCCAGACTCAGGTCAGCTGGAGATGGGACAGGTCAGCCGCCCTGCTGCAGGTAAGCTGAGGCTCCCGGGCACACAAATCCCCCCCGGACCAGGGGCCTAGAGGGCCAGGAGACTTTACTGCATGGTGGTCGGCATGGCACTGAGGCAGGGAGGGATGGGCAGTCCTGGCCTTACCGGGATGCAGGCCGCTGTGAGTCCCCCAGCGAAGCCTGTCAGCGTCCTCCCCAGCAGCAGCATCCAGAAGCCGTGGGCACCTGCCATGAGCGCGTAGCCAGCTGCTGACGGCACAGCTGAGAACATAATGCTGAGCTTCCGGCCCA
This window contains:
- the SLC2A6 gene encoding solute carrier family 2, facilitated glucose transporter member 6 isoform X2, with product MVLNDLLGRKLSIMFSAVPSAAGYALMAGAHGFWMLLLGRTLTGFAGGLTAACIPVYVSEIALPGVRGALGATPQLMAVFGSLSLYALGLLLPWRWLAVAGEGPVLIMILLLSFMPNSPRFLLSRGRDTEALRALAWLRGADADIRWEFEQIQDNVRRQSTHMSWAEARNPHMYRPILIALVMRFLQQLMGITPILVYLQPIFESTAILLPPKDDAAIVGAVRLFSVLIAALTMDLAGRKVLLFVSATIMFAANLTVGLYVHFGPKPLTPNSTMGLESIPLGGTEQPLATPSSYLTLVPLVATMLFITGYAMGWGPITWLLMSEILPLQARGVASGLCVLVSWLTAFALTKSFLLVVNAFGLHVPFFFFAAICLASLVFTGCCVPETKGRSLEQIESFFRTGRRSFLH
- the SLC2A6 gene encoding solute carrier family 2, facilitated glucose transporter member 6 isoform X1; the protein is MQEPLLGAEGPDYDTFPEKSSPSPGDRTRVRAPQNKRVFLATFAAVLGNFSFGYALVYTSPVIPALEHSLDPDLRLTKAQASWFGSVFTLGAAAGGLSAMVLNDLLGRKLSIMFSAVPSAAGYALMAGAHGFWMLLLGRTLTGFAGGLTAACIPVYVSEIALPGVRGALGATPQLMAVFGSLSLYALGLLLPWRWLAVAGEGPVLIMILLLSFMPNSPRFLLSRGRDTEALRALAWLRGADADIRWEFEQIQDNVRRQSTHMSWAEARNPHMYRPILIALVMRFLQQLMGITPILVYLQPIFESTAILLPPKDDAAIVGAVRLFSVLIAALTMDLAGRKVLLFVSATIMFAANLTVGLYVHFGPKPLTPNSTMGLESIPLGGTEQPLATPSSYLTLVPLVATMLFITGYAMGWGPITWLLMSEILPLQARGVASGLCVLVSWLTAFALTKSFLLVVNAFGLHVPFFFFAAICLASLVFTGCCVPETKGRSLEQIESFFRTGRRSFLH